The Kaustia mangrovi genome has a segment encoding these proteins:
- a CDS encoding DMT family transporter produces the protein MASIPRERAVLPDTGRQAAGIALMLVAVSILPVMDGFAKHLGQSLPVLQVVWGRFFFNVILVLPVLAALHGRKGLIPPRPGIQIVRGLCLVTATTLFFSALTFLPIADTLAIFFIQPLIVTALSPFVLGEHVGVRRWSAVIVGFIGTLIIIRPGFQEINLGTVLALAAGLCFASYLLLTRRIAGTGRPLVTATFTGLAGAIVLTVAMPWVWQWPTATQWLELVLIGLISTLGHYCIVKAYEHTEATVLAPFSFAEILMAVLVGYAWFGDLPDRWTVVGVVILIASGIYISFREGRRRTVPHP, from the coding sequence ATGGCCTCCATCCCGCGCGAACGCGCCGTATTGCCGGATACGGGCCGCCAGGCCGCCGGCATAGCCCTGATGCTCGTGGCCGTCTCCATCCTGCCTGTCATGGATGGCTTCGCGAAGCATCTCGGCCAGAGCCTGCCGGTGCTGCAGGTCGTGTGGGGGCGCTTCTTCTTCAATGTGATCCTCGTCCTGCCGGTGCTGGCGGCGCTCCATGGCCGCAAGGGGCTCATCCCGCCGCGTCCGGGCATCCAGATCGTGCGGGGGCTGTGCCTGGTGACGGCCACCACGCTGTTCTTTTCCGCGCTGACCTTCCTGCCGATCGCCGACACGCTCGCGATCTTCTTTATCCAGCCGCTGATCGTGACCGCGCTGTCGCCCTTCGTTCTGGGCGAGCATGTGGGCGTGCGCCGCTGGAGCGCGGTGATCGTCGGCTTCATCGGGACGCTGATCATCATCCGCCCGGGCTTTCAGGAGATCAATCTCGGCACCGTCCTGGCGCTGGCCGCGGGCCTGTGCTTTGCGAGCTACCTGCTGCTGACGCGGCGGATCGCCGGCACCGGGCGTCCGCTCGTGACGGCGACCTTCACCGGGCTTGCCGGCGCCATCGTGCTGACGGTCGCCATGCCCTGGGTCTGGCAGTGGCCGACCGCGACGCAATGGCTGGAGCTCGTGCTCATCGGCCTCATCTCCACCCTCGGCCATTACTGCATCGTGAAGGCCTATGAGCATACCGAAGCGACGGTTCTGGCGCCGTTCTCCTTTGCGGAGATCCTCATGGCCGTCCTTGTCGGCTATGCCTGGTTCGGCGATCTGCCGGACCGGTGGACGGTCGTGGGCGTGGTCATCCTGATCGCCAGCGGCATCTATATCTCGTTCCGGGAAGGCCGCCGCCGAACCGTACCTCACCCCTGA
- a CDS encoding peptidoglycan-binding domain-containing protein: MDRTMKDVLDADEPVVSPRGMVTLALAGIVGLGITYNALIAQSGRHPAPFAASWQSAEGDRAVLRPRADRAEPTPSRSKTASGTVTASVPAPGEKDDAAKREAPEGNPLVRDIQSDLSAMDLYDGPVDGLDGPKTREAIASYQRGRGVQVTGEPTQALRDDIRFNREIQDAARFTGSTGNPEERRRIRLVQTGLAELGYSPGPVDGMMGEQTRQAIRDFQRDRAMPVTGEVGPELIDELGKVSGLSSLSNF; encoded by the coding sequence ATGGACCGGACGATGAAGGACGTGCTGGATGCCGACGAACCGGTGGTCTCGCCGCGTGGCATGGTGACCCTGGCGCTCGCCGGCATTGTGGGGCTCGGCATCACCTACAACGCGCTTATCGCCCAGAGCGGGCGGCATCCGGCCCCGTTCGCGGCCTCGTGGCAGTCGGCGGAGGGCGACCGGGCGGTGCTGCGGCCGCGTGCCGACCGCGCCGAGCCCACCCCGTCGCGGAGCAAGACGGCGTCCGGAACGGTCACTGCAAGCGTACCGGCGCCCGGAGAAAAGGACGATGCGGCGAAGCGCGAGGCTCCCGAGGGCAATCCTCTCGTGCGCGATATCCAGAGCGACCTGTCCGCCATGGATCTCTATGACGGGCCCGTGGACGGGCTCGACGGCCCCAAGACCCGCGAGGCGATTGCGAGCTATCAGCGCGGACGGGGTGTCCAGGTGACGGGCGAGCCGACGCAGGCGCTGCGCGACGACATCCGCTTCAACCGCGAGATCCAGGATGCGGCCCGGTTCACCGGTTCCACCGGCAATCCGGAGGAGCGCCGGCGCATCCGCCTGGTCCAGACGGGGCTCGCCGAGCTCGGCTACAGCCCCGGGCCGGTCGACGGCATGATGGGCGAGCAGACGCGCCAGGCGATCCGCGATTTCCAGCGCGACCGCGCCATGCCGGTCACCGGCGAGGTCGGGCCGGAGCTCATCGACGAGCTCGGCAAGGTCAGCGGCCTGTCCAGCCTGTCGAACTTCTGA
- a CDS encoding SufE family protein produces MQKIDQLVEDFELLDDWEDRYRYLIELGRDLPSFDEALRTPENKVRGCVSQVWLDTTVDRSGEAPVLSFVGDSDAHIVRGLIAILFALYSGRNADEIVQTDAQAVFDRIGLIEHLTPQRSNGLASMVERIKRDARAAVSQAPAQ; encoded by the coding sequence ATGCAGAAGATCGACCAACTTGTTGAGGATTTCGAGCTGCTCGACGACTGGGAGGACCGCTACCGGTATCTCATCGAGCTCGGCCGCGATCTCCCGTCTTTCGACGAGGCGCTGCGCACGCCGGAGAACAAGGTGCGCGGCTGCGTGAGCCAGGTGTGGCTCGACACCACCGTCGACCGGTCCGGCGAGGCGCCCGTGCTGAGTTTTGTCGGCGACAGCGACGCCCATATCGTGCGCGGCCTGATCGCCATCCTCTTCGCCCTCTATTCCGGACGCAACGCGGACGAGATCGTCCAGACGGACGCCCAGGCCGTCTTCGACAGGATCGGCCTGATCGAGCATCTCACGCCGCAGCGTTCGAACGGCCTCGCCTCCATGGTGGAGCGCATCAAGCGGGACGCCCGCGCCGCCGTATCGCAGGCGCCCGCCCAGTAA
- a CDS encoding DUF6456 domain-containing protein, translated as MVRQAEGAVRREALRVFRRLAGADAYLLPVDMPSPGWGVFVPRNGHRAAVMTVDGPVVSAWRARDWLDEDARGRCRLSAAGLAWYRRMLAGGETAKEAFRRQHQLIGTRTIEEQGRTGGHVTVNEAESPLGWLRRRKGTDGKPLINDAQYEAGERLRRDFTVAGLSPRLTSNWTQTARGRRRRSGPGDNTACEIQDRALAARQRYFRALERVGPELADVLVEVCCLANGIEAAERSLGWPQRSGKIVLQLALTRLARHYGLLACPTRTTAPSRIRHWGRDGFRPSIEGGGEATGME; from the coding sequence ATGGTTCGACAAGCCGAGGGCGCCGTCCGCCGCGAGGCGCTCAGAGTGTTTCGTCGCCTCGCCGGTGCGGATGCATATCTCTTGCCCGTCGACATGCCATCCCCGGGCTGGGGGGTGTTCGTGCCGCGCAACGGCCATCGCGCTGCGGTCATGACCGTGGACGGGCCGGTCGTGTCCGCATGGCGTGCCCGCGATTGGCTGGACGAGGATGCAAGAGGCCGGTGCCGTCTGTCCGCCGCCGGTCTCGCCTGGTACCGGCGCATGCTGGCGGGCGGGGAAACCGCAAAGGAGGCCTTCAGGCGCCAGCACCAGCTCATCGGCACGCGCACGATCGAGGAGCAGGGGCGCACAGGCGGGCACGTCACCGTCAACGAGGCGGAAAGCCCGCTTGGCTGGCTGCGGCGCCGGAAAGGGACGGACGGCAAGCCGCTCATCAACGATGCGCAATACGAGGCGGGCGAGCGGTTGCGGCGGGATTTCACCGTCGCCGGCCTCTCGCCGCGCCTGACATCGAACTGGACGCAGACCGCCAGGGGGCGCCGCCGGAGGTCGGGGCCGGGCGACAATACGGCGTGTGAAATCCAGGACCGGGCGCTTGCGGCCCGGCAGCGCTATTTCCGCGCTCTGGAGAGGGTCGGCCCGGAACTGGCCGACGTCCTTGTGGAGGTGTGCTGTCTGGCCAACGGCATCGAGGCGGCGGAACGCAGTCTCGGCTGGCCCCAGCGCTCCGGCAAGATCGTGCTCCAGCTCGCCCTGACGCGGCTGGCGCGCCATTACGGCCTGCTGGCTTGCCCGACAAGGACGACGGCGCCGTCGCGCATCCGCCATTGGGGACGCGACGGCTTCAGGCCGAGTATCGAAGGCGGCGGGGAGGCCACCGGTATGGAATGA
- a CDS encoding helix-turn-helix domain-containing protein — protein MARAFGVAIPDLSAQSRRSARIAFARQVAMYLTHIAGQLTMTDVGRLFGRDRTTAAHACRCVEDRRDDPVFDMVLDALESAVCAWRQLCPHVSAV, from the coding sequence GTGGCGCGCGCCTTCGGCGTCGCCATTCCCGACCTCTCCGCGCAGAGCCGGCGCAGCGCCAGGATCGCGTTCGCGCGTCAGGTCGCGATGTATCTCACCCATATTGCCGGCCAGCTCACAATGACGGATGTGGGACGGCTTTTCGGACGCGACCGGACCACGGCCGCCCATGCCTGCCGGTGCGTGGAGGACCGAAGGGACGATCCGGTGTTCGACATGGTCCTCGACGCTCTGGAATCGGCCGTTTGCGCCTGGCGTCAGCTCTGTCCGCATGTCAGCGCCGTGTAA
- a CDS encoding helix-turn-helix domain-containing protein, with product MATRIRELRRRRGWTLQDVARRTGTTAQTIQRLETGKMSVSTDWLDRLANTFGTHPADLLAAPGRNAAHLIGTLDPHGLVRRTTADAETVSMDIPAENAVAVRLAAPVGGHRRDTLLIANKLPPEDIANAHNRDALVALSVSGKEVVLLRRVILAPDGAVTLVPCTSASGDVRYGIAPCWVAPLVMRIEYL from the coding sequence ATGGCCACGAGGATCAGGGAGCTCAGGCGCCGCCGCGGATGGACGCTTCAGGACGTTGCCCGGCGCACCGGTACGACGGCCCAGACCATCCAGCGCCTCGAGACCGGCAAGATGTCGGTCTCCACCGACTGGCTCGACCGTCTGGCGAACACCTTCGGAACGCATCCCGCCGATCTGCTCGCTGCGCCTGGCCGGAATGCGGCGCATCTTATCGGCACGCTCGACCCCCACGGGCTGGTCCGCCGCACGACTGCCGACGCGGAAACCGTATCGATGGATATTCCTGCAGAGAACGCCGTCGCGGTGCGTCTCGCCGCGCCCGTCGGAGGACATCGGCGCGACACGCTCCTGATTGCCAACAAGCTGCCGCCGGAGGACATCGCCAACGCCCACAACAGGGACGCCCTCGTCGCCCTCTCGGTCTCAGGCAAGGAGGTCGTCCTGCTCAGGCGTGTGATCCTCGCGCCGGACGGAGCCGTCACGCTGGTCCCCTGCACGTCGGCGTCGGGCGATGTGCGCTACGGCATAGCCCCGTGCTGGGTCGCACCTCTCGTCATGCGGATCGAGTATCTCTAG
- a CDS encoding DUF6477 family protein has protein sequence MTETTDRHEPASLSRIRAARHLVAAGAARYDPDRHLERLFPEEVFASGKATATAGAARLARLKRALRTERRKGRAGHWSYDLNRHIGLLQAVKAELSGLDGPVRAGRKGD, from the coding sequence ATGACCGAGACGACGGACCGGCACGAGCCGGCCTCCCTATCGCGGATACGCGCCGCGCGCCATCTCGTGGCCGCCGGCGCGGCACGATACGATCCCGACCGGCACCTCGAACGCCTTTTCCCGGAAGAGGTCTTCGCCAGTGGCAAGGCAACCGCGACCGCGGGCGCCGCACGTCTTGCACGCCTGAAGCGGGCATTGCGGACCGAACGGCGAAAGGGGCGCGCCGGCCACTGGAGCTACGATCTCAATCGCCACATCGGCCTGTTGCAGGCCGTCAAGGCGGAGCTGTCCGGATTGGACGGGCCGGTACGGGCCGGGCGGAAAGGAGATTAG
- a CDS encoding PAS domain-containing protein yields MPARRDISPVDFPRLLPGISLVDVGADSGRFRVRLAGTRLREIYEREITGLYLDEFDWGNHRDYWMSAYERVAGTGRPAQGVVRGPRVSKEHLVQFWLRLPLSSRPDGVDMILCYDAFVPAAEFNERPTVMTDMTAPVQAVAQTG; encoded by the coding sequence ATGCCGGCACGGCGCGATATCAGCCCGGTCGATTTTCCGCGCCTGCTGCCCGGCATCAGCCTCGTCGATGTGGGGGCGGATAGCGGGCGGTTCCGGGTGCGCCTGGCCGGGACGCGGCTGCGCGAGATCTACGAGCGCGAGATCACCGGCCTCTATCTCGACGAGTTCGACTGGGGTAATCATCGCGATTACTGGATGTCGGCCTATGAGCGGGTCGCGGGAACCGGCCGGCCGGCGCAGGGGGTCGTGCGCGGACCGCGCGTCAGCAAGGAGCACCTTGTCCAGTTCTGGCTCCGGCTGCCCCTGTCGAGCAGGCCGGACGGCGTCGACATGATCCTGTGCTACGACGCCTTCGTTCCCGCCGCCGAGTTCAACGAGCGCCCGACGGTCATGACCGATATGACCGCACCGGTGCAGGCCGTCGCCCAGACGGGCTAA
- a CDS encoding MucR family transcriptional regulator, translating into MEIMDSKPENTAGTGKSELVELTTEIVSAYVGNNAVSSADLPGLIKEVYKALSGTVGDEEEKPAVEQKPAVSIRRSVTPDYIICLEDGKKFKSLKRHLRTHYDMTPEQYREKWGLPADYPMVAPNYAAARSQLAKKMGLGQKKRKR; encoded by the coding sequence ATGGAGATTATGGACAGCAAACCGGAAAACACCGCAGGGACAGGAAAATCAGAGCTGGTAGAGCTGACGACGGAGATTGTTTCGGCCTATGTGGGCAACAATGCCGTGTCGTCGGCCGATCTGCCGGGCCTGATCAAGGAAGTCTACAAGGCCCTGTCCGGTACGGTGGGGGATGAGGAAGAAAAGCCGGCGGTGGAGCAGAAACCGGCCGTGTCCATTCGCCGGTCCGTGACGCCGGATTACATCATCTGCCTGGAGGACGGGAAGAAGTTCAAGTCCCTCAAGCGGCACCTGCGCACCCATTACGACATGACGCCCGAGCAGTATCGGGAGAAATGGGGGCTGCCGGCCGACTATCCGATGGTCGCGCCGAACTATGCCGCCGCGCGCTCGCAGCTCGCCAAGAAGATGGGCCTCGGCCAGAAGAAGCGCAAGCGCTAG
- the mnhG gene encoding monovalent cation/H(+) antiporter subunit G — translation MMEVITGSLLLIGSFFSLTAAIGLVRLPDLYARMHAASKAGTLGVGILFLAIAVHFTELEITTRALAGIIFFILTAPVGAHVLARAAYFAGVAPWKGTQFDQLAGRYRQGFRKLDGYPFDSSDGNS, via the coding sequence ATGATGGAGGTGATAACCGGCAGCCTGCTTCTGATCGGCTCCTTCTTCTCGCTCACCGCGGCCATCGGTCTGGTGCGCCTGCCGGACCTCTATGCGCGGATGCACGCCGCGAGCAAGGCGGGTACGCTGGGGGTCGGCATACTGTTTCTGGCGATTGCCGTCCATTTCACCGAGCTGGAGATCACCACGCGGGCCCTGGCCGGGATCATCTTCTTCATCCTGACCGCGCCGGTCGGTGCGCATGTGCTCGCCCGCGCGGCCTACTTCGCCGGCGTCGCGCCTTGGAAGGGCACCCAGTTCGACCAGCTTGCCGGGCGCTACAGGCAAGGTTTCCGAAAGCTCGATGGCTATCCCTTCGATAGTTCCGATGGCAATTCATGA
- a CDS encoding cation:proton antiporter, with protein sequence MSWTDRFLEISIVVSLVAFLVAFALIVLRLVRGPTLPDRILSLDMLVTIAVGFIAVIAVRTEQSTYVDVAIALGLVGFLATVAFARYVINRGLNEEGEGGEAAVVEDGPATTNSTGDNAS encoded by the coding sequence ATGAGCTGGACCGACCGTTTCCTCGAAATCTCCATCGTCGTGTCGCTGGTGGCGTTCCTTGTGGCCTTCGCGCTGATCGTCCTGCGGCTGGTGCGTGGGCCGACCCTGCCGGACCGCATCCTTTCGCTCGACATGCTGGTGACTATCGCGGTCGGCTTCATCGCGGTGATCGCGGTGCGCACCGAGCAGAGCACCTATGTCGACGTGGCGATTGCGCTGGGCCTCGTCGGCTTCCTCGCGACGGTCGCCTTCGCCCGCTATGTGATCAATCGCGGGCTGAACGAGGAGGGCGAGGGCGGGGAGGCCGCGGTCGTGGAGGACGGGCCGGCAACGACCAATTCGACGGGAGACAATGCGTCATGA
- a CDS encoding Na+/H+ antiporter subunit E: MTHPFVINVILALIWAEVTGSFAVINLVFGFVLAAFALWLIREQISTSKYFVRGYLVLSLVGLFLYELLLSSLRVVKIVLTPGQNFRAGFVAFPLTCDRNIEITLLANLITLTPGTLSVDISDDRSTLYIHALDVDDIDALRDDVAKGFERKIMEALR; the protein is encoded by the coding sequence ATGACCCATCCCTTCGTCATCAATGTCATACTGGCGCTGATCTGGGCGGAGGTGACCGGCAGCTTCGCCGTCATCAACCTCGTCTTCGGGTTCGTGCTGGCCGCCTTCGCGCTCTGGCTCATCCGCGAGCAGATCAGCACCTCGAAATATTTCGTGCGCGGCTATCTGGTGCTCAGCCTTGTGGGGCTGTTCCTGTACGAGCTCCTTCTCTCCTCGCTGCGCGTCGTGAAGATCGTGCTGACGCCCGGGCAGAACTTCAGGGCGGGCTTCGTCGCCTTCCCGCTGACCTGCGACCGCAATATCGAGATCACGCTGCTCGCCAACCTGATCACGCTGACGCCCGGGACGCTGAGCGTGGACATCTCCGACGACCGCTCCACGCTCTATATCCATGCGCTCGACGTGGACGATATCGATGCGCTGCGCGACGACGTGGCCAAGGGGTTCGAGCGCAAGATCATGGAGGCCCTGCGATGA
- a CDS encoding Na+/H+ antiporter subunit D: protein MSESPISAHAWLVILPVIIPLIAGALGVMQRRHLHWQPRIGIVGVVLLLAANIGLLASVVSEGPLAMTMGSWLPPFGITFAADTLGALLALIGSLIGTLAAVYALDDMDGRAQRFGFFPLLLIMLAGVNGAFLTGDIFNLYVWLEVLLISSFGMLILGGEKIQIDGAVKYAFLNLVATTLFLIATGLLYGLTGTLNFADLAVTVPESTSGDLLAVIALLYVVALGMKGAAFPLFFWLPASYHTPRFVVSALFAGLLTKVAVYALFRIFTLVFANAPAAIFDILLWAAVATMVIGAAGALAQSHIRRMLGFLVISGIGSMILGLSLGTLNGLAGGIFYIAHSMIVMTGFYLLAGAVERLTGDERYDRIGNVYGSSPLLAGAFLVFGFAIAGLPPFSGFWPKVVLVRESLDQGLAWPAAGVLVTGFITTVAVSKVWRSVFLRGGPEGTPDGTAAPAPDAAALDMRAAVIGPIVVLGLAATVIGLVPTLLMPLALDASQGLIDPAGYIGAVLGVQP from the coding sequence ATGTCCGAAAGCCCGATATCCGCCCATGCCTGGCTTGTCATCCTGCCCGTGATCATTCCCCTGATCGCGGGTGCGCTGGGTGTCATGCAGCGCAGGCACCTCCACTGGCAGCCCCGGATCGGGATTGTCGGTGTCGTCCTGCTGCTCGCCGCCAATATCGGGCTGCTCGCGAGTGTCGTCTCCGAAGGGCCGCTGGCCATGACCATGGGCTCGTGGCTGCCGCCCTTCGGCATCACCTTCGCCGCCGACACGCTGGGAGCGCTGCTCGCCCTCATCGGGTCGCTGATCGGCACGCTGGCGGCGGTCTATGCGCTCGACGACATGGACGGGCGCGCCCAGCGCTTCGGCTTCTTCCCGCTGCTCCTGATCATGCTGGCGGGCGTCAACGGGGCCTTCCTCACCGGCGATATCTTCAACCTCTATGTGTGGCTGGAGGTGCTGCTCATCTCGTCCTTCGGGATGCTGATCCTCGGCGGCGAGAAGATCCAGATCGACGGCGCGGTGAAATACGCCTTCCTGAACCTGGTCGCGACCACGCTGTTCCTGATCGCCACGGGCCTTCTCTACGGCCTCACCGGAACGCTCAATTTCGCCGATCTGGCGGTGACCGTTCCCGAGAGCACCTCCGGGGATCTGCTGGCGGTGATCGCGCTGCTCTATGTCGTGGCCCTCGGCATGAAGGGGGCGGCCTTTCCGCTCTTCTTCTGGCTGCCGGCCTCCTATCACACGCCGCGCTTCGTGGTTTCCGCGCTGTTCGCCGGCCTGCTGACGAAGGTCGCCGTCTATGCGCTGTTCCGGATCTTCACGCTGGTCTTTGCGAACGCGCCGGCGGCGATCTTCGACATCCTGCTGTGGGCGGCGGTCGCGACCATGGTGATCGGGGCGGCGGGCGCCCTGGCCCAGTCCCATATCCGGCGCATGCTCGGCTTCCTGGTCATCAGCGGCATCGGCTCGATGATCCTCGGCCTGTCGCTCGGCACGCTCAACGGCCTTGCCGGCGGCATCTTCTACATCGCCCATTCGATGATCGTGATGACGGGCTTCTACCTGCTCGCCGGGGCGGTCGAGCGGCTGACGGGCGACGAGCGCTACGACAGGATCGGCAATGTCTACGGCTCGAGCCCGCTGCTGGCCGGCGCCTTCCTCGTCTTCGGATTCGCGATCGCCGGCCTGCCGCCGTTTTCCGGCTTCTGGCCCAAGGTGGTGCTGGTGCGCGAGAGCCTCGACCAGGGGCTCGCCTGGCCGGCGGCCGGCGTGCTCGTCACGGGCTTCATCACCACCGTCGCCGTCTCCAAGGTCTGGCGCAGCGTGTTCCTGCGCGGCGGGCCGGAGGGCACGCCCGACGGCACGGCGGCGCCGGCGCCCGATGCGGCGGCGCTGGACATGCGGGCGGCCGTGATCGGCCCGATTGTCGTTCTGGGCCTTGCGGCCACGGTGATCGGGCTCGTGCCGACGCTCCTCATGCCGCTTGCGCTGGATGCCAGCCAGGGGCTGATCGATCCGGCGGGCTATATCGGCGCGGTGCTGGGAGTGCAGCCATGA
- a CDS encoding Na+/H+ antiporter subunit C — protein MEPLLAITVATLFGVSTYLMLSKSIIRLLIGVVVLGNATNLLIFTAGRVTREVPPIVPPGLEVPAEAVANPLPQALILTAIVISFALFAFVLVLAYRAYEELGTDSSDEMRVAEPRTDRNA, from the coding sequence ATGGAGCCGCTGCTGGCCATAACCGTCGCGACGCTGTTCGGGGTCTCGACCTATCTGATGCTGTCGAAGAGCATCATCCGCCTGCTGATCGGCGTGGTGGTGCTCGGCAATGCCACCAATCTCCTGATCTTCACCGCCGGGCGGGTGACGCGAGAGGTGCCGCCCATCGTGCCGCCGGGCCTGGAGGTGCCGGCGGAGGCCGTCGCCAACCCGCTGCCGCAGGCGCTGATCCTCACGGCCATCGTGATCAGCTTCGCCCTGTTCGCCTTCGTTCTGGTCCTGGCCTATCGCGCCTATGAGGAGCTCGGGACGGATTCGAGCGACGAGATGCGCGTGGCCGAGCCGCGCACCGACCGGAACGCATAA
- a CDS encoding Na+/H+ antiporter subunit B, whose protein sequence is MNTLILRTITPLLTALMVLFSIFVLLRGHNEPGGGFIAGLIAASAFALYGIACGVQPVRRALLFHPISISGLGMFLAALSGLPSALVNSPYLTGLWWVPELSEGTKVALSTPLIFDIGVWLVVVGAITGIALALEEKDYG, encoded by the coding sequence ATGAACACGCTTATCCTGCGCACCATCACGCCGCTTCTGACCGCGCTGATGGTGCTGTTCTCCATCTTCGTGCTGCTGCGCGGCCACAACGAGCCGGGCGGCGGCTTCATCGCGGGCCTGATCGCGGCCTCCGCCTTCGCGCTCTACGGCATCGCCTGCGGCGTGCAGCCGGTGCGCCGCGCGCTGCTGTTCCATCCGATCTCCATATCGGGGCTCGGCATGTTCCTGGCCGCGCTGAGCGGCCTGCCCTCGGCGCTCGTGAACAGCCCCTACCTCACCGGCCTGTGGTGGGTGCCGGAGCTTTCGGAGGGGACGAAGGTCGCGCTGTCGACGCCGCTGATATTCGATATCGGCGTCTGGCTGGTCGTGGTCGGCGCGATCACGGGAATAGCCCTCGCGCTCGAAGAGAAGGATTACGGGTGA